Proteins encoded in a region of the Zea mays cultivar B73 chromosome 2, Zm-B73-REFERENCE-NAM-5.0, whole genome shotgun sequence genome:
- the LOC100275055 gene encoding uncharacterized protein LOC100275055 gives MDEYQTRRSPAGERFIGMFSSPSTPSSSPTEPSFVAGDELHEDDFLFSSPDAAAPQPDGPRSPGRGAPQGHLGLLAALALHEGDRRLLVRGGHGGGVAAAASAGTLLRRKATIAAAAASASATVASGNGGALSPTQSPTSSARAIPATAKPQNAGPARPYHQSAPVKVPVRPLRKPATGRWDEFDDDADFGRGDAAMLPPHEMVARASAGGAGPAAPFSMLEGAGRTLKGRDLRRVRDAVLRQTGFLD, from the coding sequence ATGGACGAGTACCAGACGCGCCGGTCGCCGGCGGGCGAGCGGTTCATCGGCATGTTCTCGTCGCCGTCTACGCCCTCGTCGTCCCCGACCGAGCCTTCGTTCGTCGCTGGGGACGAACTCCACGAGGACGACTTCCTCTTCTCGTCGCCGGACGCCGCGGCGCCGCAGCCCGACGGGCCTAGGAGCCCGGGCCGGGGAGCGCCGCAGGGGCATCTCGGTCTTCTTGCCGCCCTGGCGCTACACGAGGGGGACAGGAGGCTCCTGGTTCGCGGTGGCCACGGCGGGGGAGTGGCGGCCGCGGCCAGCGCGGGGACGCTGCTCCGGCGCAAGGCGACcatcgcggcggccgccgcatctGCCTCGGCCACGGTGGCGTCGGGGAACGGGGGCGCGTTGTCGCCCACCCAGTCCCCGACCTCCTCCGCGCGGGCCATCCCGGCGACCGCGAAGCCCCAGAACGCCGGGCCCGCCCGGCCGTACCACCAGTCGGCGCCCGTGAAGGTGCCCGTGCGTCCACTCCGAAAGCCAGCTACGGGCCGGTGGGACGAATTCGATGACGACGCGGACTTCGGGCGCGGCGACGCCGCCATGCTGCCCCCGCATGAGATGGTCGCCCGCGCATCCGCTGGTGGGGCTGGGCCCGCCGCTCCGTTCTCGATGCTCGAGGGCGCCGGGCGCACGCTCAAAGGCCGAGACCTGCGGCGTGTGCGCGACGCTGTGCTCAGGCAAACCGGATTCCTCGATTGA